A genomic region of Vitis vinifera cultivar Pinot Noir 40024 chromosome 7, ASM3070453v1 contains the following coding sequences:
- the LOC109121455 gene encoding probable receptor-like protein kinase At2g23200: protein MEKFHAHEIFVQLLHLLLLLLLSLQCISSDYTLPSKYFINCGSSSTISNTTRTFVGDESSDSFTLSPKQEAVEDSSPSPATSQLYRTARLFRSPSSYEFDIDQIGIYLVRLHFFPFSSPTDLFTALFDVSVSGLPLLLHNFTVQDTSNLPLIKEFLLTINISKFMVKFEPSQQSSFAFVNAIEVFIAPDSFIPDSALLVTPAGSNNSSYKGISSRVLQKVHRINVGGSDIEPDSDTLWRKWVPDDPYLFNKSAARNRSASTETSYQRILSGYNDSTRYIAPPLVYMSAKEMNKSDSDPLQFFNISWGFDVSKNARHLLRVHFCDFISNSGSFNPWLNLYIYSFFSRKIDNIPLGAPFFLDLLVVSDDSGFLNVSIGPQIDSPVNNSFLNGLEIMEIMEELGWVSMENESKKKTTPLLVGLVVGGLALVCIVIVVLLLRSKCRKEKPAEASHWLPVTVDGGLSSHSRVYEATIHGSPVPYLNLGLKMPLAEIQSATNNFSSKLLVGKGGFGKVYQGTLRNGMKVAVKRSQPGHGQGLPEFQTEILVLSKIRHRHLVSLIGYCDERNEMILVYEFMQKGTLRSHLYDSDLPCLSWKQRLEICIGAARGLHYLHTSSEGGIIHRDIKSTNILLDDNFVAKVADFGLSRSGLPHQTHVSTAVKGTFGYLDPEYFRTQQLTDKSDVYSFGVVLLEVLCARPAINPSLPREQMNLAEWVMVWQKKGLLEQVIDPLLVGKVNLNSLRKFGETVEKCLKEDGTDRPTMGDVMWDLEYAFQLQQTAMQREPLEDSTNDAASTFPLPTIQRYPSYSFSISDIHGPQRRDGSSETTESEVFSQLRIDDGR, encoded by the coding sequence ATGGAGAAGTTTCACGCACATGAAATCTTTGTTCAGCTGTTACATCTTCTCCTCCTGCTTCTCTTATCCCTTCAATGTATTTCTTCGGATTACACTCTTCCAAGTAAGTACTTCATCAACTGTGGGTCAAGCTCCACTATCAGCAATACCACGAGGACCTTCGTCGGGGACGAGAGTTCTGACTCCTTCACCTTATCTCCCAAGCAGGAGGCTGTTGAAGACAGCAGCCCTTCTCCGGCTACATCTCAACTCTATCGAACAGCGAGACTTTTCAGAAGCCCATCCTCATATGAGTTTGACATCGACCAAATCGGCATTTACTTGGTACGCCTCCATTTCTTCCCCTTTTCCTCCCCAACCGATCTCTTCACTGCTCTTTTCGATGTTTCGGTTTCTGGGTTACCCCTGTTGCTTCATAATTTCACTGTGCAAGACACCAGCAATCTTCCTCTCATAAAGGAATTCTTACTCACCATTAATATCAGCAAATTCATGGTGAAATTTGAACCGTCTCAACAGTCGTCCTTTGCATTTGTAAATGCTATAGAAGTCTTTATTGCTCCTGATAGCTTCATACCTGATTCTGCTCTACTAGTTACTCCAGCAGGAAGTAACAATAGTAGCTACAAGGGTATATCCTCTCGAGTTCTGCAAAAAGTTCACAGGATCAATGTTGGGGGCAGTGATATCGAACCCGATTCTGATACTCTATGGAGAAAATGGGTTCCAGATGACCCTTATCTTTTTAATAAGAGCGCTGCAAGAAATCGATCTGCCTCTACAGAGACTAGCTACCAGCGAATCTTGAGTGGTTATAACGACAGTACTCGTTATATTGCCCCACCTCTTGTTTATATGAGTGccaaagaaatgaataaaagtgaCAGTGATCCGTTGCAATTTTTCAACATCAGTTGGGGTTTTGATGTGTCCAAGAATGCTAGGCACCTTCTTCGGGTTCACTTCTGCGACTTTATTAGCAACTCTGGGTCATTTAATCCATGGCTCAATCTCTATATTTATAGCTTCTTCAGTCGGAAAATAGACAATATCCCCTTGGGAGCTCCttttttccttgatcttttagttgtttcagATGATTCTGGATTTCTCAATGTCAGTATAGGGCCTCAGATTGATTCTCCAGTTAACAATTCCTTCCTCAATGGCCTGGAGATTATGGAAATCATGGAGGAATTGGGTTGGGTTTCTATGGAAAATGAGTCTAAGAAGAAAACTACTCCTCTCCTAGTTGGTTTAGTTGTCGGAGGTTTGGCTCTCGTCTGCATTGTGATAGTTGTGCTCTTGTTGCGATCAAAATGCAGGAAGGAAAAGCCTGCTGAAGCTTCACACTGGTTGCCAGTTACTGTTGATGGGGGATTGAGTTCCCACAGCAGGGTGTATGAGGCAACCATCCATGGCTCCCCTGTTCCTTATTTAAATCTGGGATTAAAAATGCCTTTGGCTGAAATTCAATCTGCAACAAACAACTTCAGCAGCAAGTTGCTGGTTGGAAAGGGTGGATTTGGCAAAGTGTACCAAGGAACTCTCAGGAATGGCATGAAAGTGGCAGTGAAGAGAAGTCAGCCAGGACATGGCCAAGGCCTGCCTGAATTCCAGACTGAGATATTGGTGTTATCCAAAATTCGCCATCGCCACCTGGTTTCCCTGATTGGATATTGTGACGAAAGGAATGAAATGATCCTGGTTTATGAATTTATGCAGAAGGGGACTCTGAGAAGTCATCTTTATGATTCAGATTTGCCGTGTTTATCTTGGAAGCAAAGGCTGGAAATTTGCATTGGTGCAGCAAGGGGACTTCACTACCTCCATACAAGTTCAGAAGGGGGAATCATTCACCGTGATATTAAGTCCACAAACATCTTGCTTGATGACAACTTTGTTGCTAAAGTTGCTGATTTTGGATTATCAAGATCAGGTCTTCCTCATCAAACCCATGTCAGCACAGCTGTAAAAGGCACCTTTGGATATCTTGATCCAGAGTACTTCAGGACCCAACAGTTGACAGACAAGTCCGATGTTTACTCTTTTGGTGTGGTTCTTCTGGAAGTGCTATGTGCCAGACCAGCTATCAATCCCTCACTTCCAAGGGAGCAAATGAACCTAGCTGAATGGGTGATGGTTTGGCAGAAGAAAGGATTACTTGAACAGGTTATTGATCCTTTGCTCGTGGGTAAAGTCAATCTCAACTCACTAAGAAAATTTGGTGAAACAGTAGAGAAATGTTTGAAGGAGGATGGCACGGATAGGCCTACTATGGGTGATGTGATGTGGGACTTGGAGTATGCTTTTCAACTTCAACAAACTGCAATGCAGAGGGAGCCATTAGAGGACAGCACAAACGATGCTGCTTCCACATTTCCATTGCCTACCATTCAGCGTTATCCTTCATATAGCTTTTCAATTTCAGACATCCATGGGCCCCAAAGGAGGGACGGCAGTTCAGAGACAACAGAAAGCGAAGTTTTCTCCCAGTTGAGGATTGACGATGGCAGATAA
- the LOC100854166 gene encoding LOW QUALITY PROTEIN: probable receptor-like protein kinase At2g23200 (The sequence of the model RefSeq protein was modified relative to this genomic sequence to represent the inferred CDS: inserted 2 bases in 2 codons): protein MSGYNDSTRYIAPPLVYMSAKEMNKSDSDPLQFFNISWGFDVSKNARYFLRVHFCDFISNSGSFNPWLNLYIYSFFSLKIDNIPFXPFFLDLLVVSDDSGFLNVSIGPQIDSPVNNSFLNGLEIMEIMEELGWVSMENESKKKTTPLLIGLVVGGLALVCIVIIVLSLRLKCRKEKPAEASHWLPVTVDGGLSSHSRVYEATIHGSPVPHLNLGLKIPFAEIQSATNNFSRKLLVGKGGFGKVYPGTLRNGMKVAVKRSQPGHGQGLPEFQTEILVLSKIRHXHLVSLIRYCDEMNEMILVYEFMQEGTLRNHLYGSDLPCLSWKQRLEICIGAARGLHYLHTGSEGGIIHRDSKSTNILLDDNFVSKVADFGLSRSGLPHQTHVSTAVKGTFGYLDPEYFRTQQLTDKSDVYSFGVVLLEVLCARPAINPSLPREQMNLAEWVMVWQKKGLLEQVIDPLLVGKVNLNSLRKFGETAEKCLKEDGTDRPTMGDVMWDLEYAFQLQQTAMQREPLEDSTNDAASTFPLATIQHYPSYSFSISDIHGPKRRVGSSETTESEVFSQLRIADGR, encoded by the exons ATGAGTGGATATAACGACAGTACTCGTTATATTGCCCCACCTCTTGTTTATATGAGTGccaaagaaatgaataaaagtgaCAGTGATCCGTTGCAATTTTTCAACATCAGTTGGGGTTTTGATGTGTCCAAGAATGCTAGGTACTTTCTTCGGGTTCACTTCTGCGACTTTATTAGCAACTCTGGGTCATTTAATCCATGGCTCAATCTCTATATTTATAGCTTCTTCAGTCTGAAAATAGACAATATCCCCT GGCCttttttccttgatcttttagttgtttcagATGATTCTGGATTTCTCAATGTCAGTATAGGGCCTCAGATTGATTCTCCAGTTAACAATTCCTTCCTCAATGGCCTGGAGATTATGGAAATCATGGAGGAATTGGGTTGGGTTTCTATGGAAAATGAGTCTAAGAAGAAAACTACACCTCTCCTGATTGGTTTAGTTGTAGGAGGTTTGGCTCTCGTCTGCATTGTGATAATTGTGCTCTCGTTGCGATTAAAATGCAGGAAGGAAAAGCCTGCTGAAGCTTCACACTGGTTGCCAGTTACTGTTGATGGGGGATTGAGTTCCCACAGCAGGGTGTATGAGGCAACCATCCATGGCTCCCCTGTTCCTCATTTAAATCTGGGATTAAAAATACCATTTGCAGAAATTCAGTCTGCAACAAACAACTTCAGCCGCAAGTTGCTGGTTGGTAAGGGTGGATTTGGCAAAGTGTACCCAGGAACTCTCAGGAATGGCATGAAAGTGGCAGTGAAGAGAAGTCAGCCAGGACATGGCCAAGGCCTGCCTGAATTCCAGACTGAGATATTGGTGTTATCCAAAATTCGCC GCCACCTGGTTTCCTTGATTCGATATTGTGACGAAATGAATGAAATGATCCTGGTTTATGAATTTATGCAGGAAGGGACTCTAAGAAATCATCTGTATGGTTCAGATTTGCCGTGTTTATCTTGGAAGCAAAGGCTGGAAATTTGCATTGGTGCAGCAAGGGGACTTCACTACCTCCACACAGGTTCAGAAGGCGGAATCATTCACCGTGATAGTAAGTCCACAAACATCTTGCTTGATGACAACTTTGTTTCTAAAGTTGCTGATTTTGGATTATCAAGATCAGGTCTTCCTCATCAAACCCATGTCAGCACAGCTGTCAAAGGCACCTTTGGATATCTCGATCCGGAGTACTTCAGGACCCAACAGTTGACAGACAAATCCGATGTTTACTCTTTTGGTGTGGTTCTTCTGGAAGTGCTATGTGCCAGACCAGCTATCAATCCCTCACTTCCAAGGGAGCAAATGAACCTAGCTGAATGGGTGATGGTTTGGCAGAAGAAAGGATTACTTGAACAGGTTATTGATCCTTTGCTCGTGGGTAAAGTCAATCTCAACTCACTAAGAAAATTTGGTGAAACAGCAGAAAAATGTTTGAAGGAAGATGGCACGGATAGGCCTACTATGGGTGATGTGATGTGGGACTTGGAGTATGCTTTTCAACTTCAACAAACTGCAATGCAGAGGGAGCCATTAGAGGACAGCACAAACGATGCTGCTTCCACATTTCCATTGGCTACCATTCAGCATTATCCTTCATATAGCTTTTCAATTTCAGACATCCATGGGCCTAAAAGAAGGGTCGGCAGTTCAGAGACAACAGAAAGCGAAGTTTTCTCCCAGTTGAGGATTGCCGATGGCAGATAA
- the LOC100252567 gene encoding probable receptor-like protein kinase At2g23200 produces MEKFHAHEIFVQLLHLLLLLLLSLQCLSSDYTPPSKYFINCGSSSTISNTKRTFVGDESSDSFTLSPKQEAVEDSSPSPATSQLYRTARLFRSPSSYEFDIDQIGIYLVRLHFFPFSSPTDLFTALFDVSVSGLPLLLHNFTVQDTSNLPLIKEFLLTINISKFMVKFEPSQQSSFAYVNAIEVFIAPDSFIPDSALLVTPAGSNNSSYKGISSRVLQKVHRINVGGSDIEPDSDTLWRKWVPDDPYLFNKSAARNRSASTETSYQRILSGYNDSTRYIAPPLVYMSAKEMNKSDSDPLQFFNISWGFDVSKNARHLLRVHFCDFISNSGSFNPWLNLYIYSFFSRKIDNIPLGAPFFLDLLVVSDDSGFLNVSIGPQIDSPVNNSFLNGLEIMEIMEELGWVSMENESKKKTTPLLVGLVVGGLALVCIVIVVLLLRSKCRKEKPAEASHWLPVTVDGGLSSHSRVYEATIHGSPVPHLNLGLKIPLAEIQSATNNFSSKLLVGKGGFGKVYQGTLRNGMKVAVKRSQPGHGQGLPEFQTEILVLSKIRHRHLVSLIGYCDERNEMILVYEFMQNGTLRNHLYDSDFPCLSWKQRLEICIGAARGLHYLHTGSEGGIIHRDVKSTNILLDENFVAKVADFGLSRSGLLHQTHVSTAVKGTIGYLDPEYFRTQKLTEKSDVYSFGVVLLEVLCARPAINPLLPREQVNLAEWVMVRQKEGFLEHVIDPLLVGKVNLNSLRKFGETAEKCLQEDGADRPTMGDVVWDLEYAFQLQQTAMQREPLDDSTNDAASTFPLPNVQRYPSYSLSIDGTHVPARRNDGSETTESEVFSQLRIDDGR; encoded by the coding sequence ATGGAGAAGTTTCACGCACATGAAATCTTTGTTCAGCTGTTACAtcttctcctcctccttctcTTATCCCTTCAATGTCTTTCTTCGGATTACACTCCTCCAAGTAAATACTTTATCAACTGTGGATCAAGCTCCACTATCAGCAATACCAAGAGGACCTTCGTCGGGGACGAGAGTTCTGACTCCTTCACCTTATCTCCCAAGCAGGAGGCTGTTGAAGACAGCAGCCCTTCTCCGGCTACATCTCAACTCTATCGAACAGCGAGACTTTTCAGAAGCCCATCCTCATATGAGTTTGACATCGACCAAATCGGCATTTACTTGGTACGCCTCCATTTCTTCCCCTTTTCCTCCCCAACCGATCTCTTCACTGCTCTTTTCGATGTTTCGGTTTCTGGGTTACCCCTGTTGCTTCATAATTTCACTGTGCAAGACACCAGCAATCTTCCTCTCATAAAGGAATTCTTACTCACCATTAATATCAGCAAATTCATGGTGAAATTTGAACCGTCTCAACAGTCGTCCTTCGCATATGTAAATGCTATAGAAGTCTTTATTGCTCCTGATAGCTTCATACCTGATTCTGCTCTACTAGTTACTCCAGCAGGAAGTAACAATAGTAGCTACAAGGGTATATCCTCTCGAGTTCTGCAAAAAGTTCACAGGATCAATGTTGGGGGCAGTGATATCGAACCCGATTCTGATACTCTATGGAGAAAATGGGTTCCAGATGACCCTTATCTTTTTAATAAGAGCGCTGCAAGAAATCGATCTGCCTCTACAGAGACTAGCTACCAGCGAATCTTGAGTGGTTATAACGACAGTACTCGTTATATTGCCCCACCTCTTGTTTATATGAGTGccaaagaaatgaataaaagtgaCAGTGATCCGTTGCAATTTTTCAACATCAGTTGGGGTTTTGATGTGTCCAAGAATGCTAGGCACCTTCTTCGGGTTCACTTCTGCGACTTTATTAGCAACTCTGGGTCATTTAATCCATGGCTCAATCTCTATATTTATAGCTTCTTCAGTCGGAAAATAGACAATATCCCCTTGGGAGCTCCttttttccttgatcttttagttgtttcagATGATTCTGGATTTCTCAATGTCAGTATAGGGCCTCAGATTGATTCTCCAGTTAACAATTCCTTCCTCAATGGCCTGGAGATTATGGAAATCATGGAGGAATTGGGTTGGGTTTCTATGGAAAATGAGTCTAAGAAGAAAACTACTCCTCTCCTAGTTGGTTTAGTTGTCGGAGGTTTGGCTCTCGTCTGCATTGTGATAGTTGTGCTCTTGTTGCGATCAAAATGCAGGAAGGAAAAGCCTGCTGAAGCTTCACACTGGTTGCCAGTTACTGTTGATGGGGGATTGAGTTCCCACAGCAGGGTATATGAGGCAACCATCCATGGCTCCCCTGTTCCTCATTTAAATCTGGGATTAAAAATACCTTTGGCTGAAATTCAATCTGCAACAAACAACTTCAGCAGCAAGTTGCTGGTTGGTAAGGGTGGATTTGGCAAAGTGTACCAAGGAACTCTCAGGAATGGCATGAAAGTGGCAGTGAAGAGAAGTCAGCCAGGACATGGCCAAGGCCTGCCTGAATTCCAGACTGAGATATTGGTGTTATCCAAAATTCGCCATCGCCACCTGGTTTCCCTGATTGGATATTGTGACGAAAGGAATGAAATGATTCTGGTTTATGAATTTATGCAGAATGGGACATTGAGAAATCATCTTTATGATTCAGATTTTCCGTGTTTGTCTTGGAAGCAAAGGCTGGAAATTTGCATTGGTGCGGCAAGGGGACTTCACTACCTCCACACAGGTTCAGAAGGGGGAATCATTCACCGTGATGTTAAGTCCACAAACATCTTGcttgatgaaaattttgttgCTAAAGTTGCTGATTTCGGGCTTTCAAGATCAGGTCTTCTCCATCAAACCCATGTTAGCACAGCTGTAAAAGGCACCATTGGATATCTTGATCCAGAGTATTTCAGGACCCAAAAATTGACAGAAAAATCTGATGTTTACTCTTTTGGTGTGGTTCTTCTGGAGGTGCTATGTGCCAGACCAGCTATCAATCCCTTACTTCCAAGGGAGCAAGTGAACCTAGCTGAATGGGTGATGGTTAGGCAGAAGGAAGGATTTCTTGAACATGTTATTGATCCTTTGCTCGTGGGTAAAGTTAATCTCAATTCACTAAGAAAATTTGGTGAAACGGCAGAGAAATGTTTGCAGGAAGATGGCGCTGATAGGCCTACAATGGGGGATGTGGTGTGGGACTTGGAGTATGCTTTTCAGCTTCAACAAACTGCAATGCAGAGGGAGCCTTTAGATGACAGCACAAATGACGCTGCTTCCACGTTTCCATTGCCTAATGTTCAGCGTTATCCTTCATATAGCTTATCCATTGACGGCACTCATGTGCCCGCAAGGAGGAACGATGGTTCAGAGACAACAGAAAGCGAAGTTTTCTCCCAGTTGAGGATTGATGATGGCAGATAA